In Nostoc piscinale CENA21, the genomic stretch AGTAATCAAACTTGGACAGGACGCAAACATATCGAAACAGAAGCATCACTCAACTCAGTGATTAACTTCCCGCAAGTGCCATTTGAGGTAACAAACTTTGTCACTGGTGAATATGGTACGACTCAGCTTTTATCCATCAACGACAGTACTGGTGAGTCTACACAACGAGTTATCCTCAAACAAGGTTGGAACGCACCTATCGGTCATTTCACCACAGATGTAGAAATTTTCGTCCTGACAGGTACACTTTGCCAAGGTGGATTTAAACTTCGCAATCTCAGTTACTCATTTATCCCCGCTGGTATACCTACAGGCCCTTGGAAAACTGAAGAAGACACAATTCTGTTGTGGATGCCAGATACTACCCCCACTTATATTACAGAAGACTATGCCAGCCTAGAGCAAATTCCCGCCACTTCTTTATACCACGCGAATATGCAGACGCACCCACGCATGGCTGAGTATGTACCATTGCAAGAACTCCACGCCATGAAATGGGAAAGCACAACTTTCTTACCGCCTGGTTCAGCGCGTAAAAGTTTGTATACCAACAAAAAAACCGGACGCGCCACCTGGGTTCTTGGTTTAGTGCCAATGTGGATAGAAGGTAACTTTTATGCAGGTCATCCCACTACCGAAGAAGCTTATGTCATCAGTGGAGATGTACTGGGACATTGGTCGATGAGCGATGATCCATTTAATAGACGTTATGCAGCAATGTGCAAAGATGGTTACTATTGGCGACCAGCCCATGTTCCCCACGGCCCATTTTGGACAGAAAGTGGCGCACTGCTGTTATTTCGGACGAGCGATCGCTTAGATTGTTATTGGATACTGCATAACCCAGATATTACTCAGCAAGATGATGCACGTCTTCAGTCGGCGCTGAATCAGCACAAGTAAATAGTCAATAACAGGCAAAAGTCTAAAGTCAAAAATTAACAATCTATTTGACATTTGCCTGTGACTTAATTCAACTTACAAAGCCTTATCCCACTCTAATTGATGAGCTAAACCATACTTGATAAAATCTTCTACATTTGCCTGATCACTCTTACCAAACACACCTAAACTGTAAGGATTGTCTTGCATACGTTGTGTAACTTGCTCTTGTTCAAATCCTCTGACTTCTGCTCTAGGTTTTTCTGGTTTAAAAAAGTCTACAACCAAAACAGTTCGATCATAATCAGTATAATTGTGCGGACAGTGGGGGTAGCTGTGATCTAAAATCAAAAACTTACCCTCATTCCAATAAAGTTTGTCATGGCAGATTTTCATCGCCACATCACCCTCCGGCACAATCAAGCCCAAATAGCCGCGATTCATGTGTGGGTTATAGTTAACATGCAGCTTGATATCTAAGCCTGGATGGAATGTCCCAAAATAAACATTTCTCAGGATATTATCTTCACTAAAATTTACTTTTTTAATAGCCTTCGCCAAATTTGGGAAATATTTATTTCTTAAGATTAAAGCTTTTTCTGATGCCTCATCTGTGTCATATTCTGGATATTGAATCTGATGTAATTGAATATATTTTTCAATAAATAAACCTTGGAATAAAATTCCAAAGGCACTATATTTTGAATTACCTTTAGTTTTAATTGTTTTACTTTTAGGCCCCAAAACATCGTAAGCAAATCTTAATTCTTCAGGCGATGCCTGCTGTATGAAGTACCTAAACTCATTTCTAATTACTTGCCATTCATCTTGAAGAGTTTGGAGAAATGGAAATTGCTTGGGATCGAGATGATATTCATTAAAAGTTGACATTGTTTTTATCCTGGAATTAATTGAATAAAAAACTATTACATAATCATGGTTTTTAGCCGAGGTTCCAGTAATATATAAAAATTTCTGGTTAACCCAGCCAGAACTTAAGCGGATATACTCATTTTAGTCTGAGGTCTACTGTGTCTGAACCTCTTTTATTAGATAAAGTTATTAAAAATGTTCAGGTTGTTCGCCCTCATCAGGATGCAGTCGAACTACTGGATTTAGGCATTAAAGATGGTAAATTTGCGGAAATTGCCCCTAATATTAGCGCCACACAAGCCAAAGAAATCTTCGATGCTAAAAATTTAACTCGGCTTTCCTGGGGTTGTCGATGCTCACATGCACATTGGAATTTATCAACCCCTCAATCAAGATGCAGTCACAGAAAGTAAAGCCGCCGCAATGGGGGGAGTCACCACTAGTTTAAATTACATTCGCACGGGACAATATTATCTCAACAAAGGCGGTTCCTACCAAGATTTTTTTCCTGAAGTATTGGCATTATCCGCAGGTAATTTTTTTGTTGATTACAGCTATCATGTTGCACCAATAGCCAGCCAACATATCGACGAAATACCTCTATTGTTTACAGAACACGGGGTATCTTCATTTAAAATTTTCATGTTTTATGGCGGTTATGGGTTGCATGGTTTGTCAGACCAGCAAAACT encodes the following:
- a CDS encoding DUF4437 domain-containing protein, whose protein sequence is MVQAYEDNKSSYLQHHNVNLPETDTSNQTWTGRKHIETEASLNSVINFPQVPFEVTNFVTGEYGTTQLLSINDSTGESTQRVILKQGWNAPIGHFTTDVEIFVLTGTLCQGGFKLRNLSYSFIPAGIPTGPWKTEEDTILLWMPDTTPTYITEDYASLEQIPATSLYHANMQTHPRMAEYVPLQELHAMKWESTTFLPPGSARKSLYTNKKTGRATWVLGLVPMWIEGNFYAGHPTTEEAYVISGDVLGHWSMSDDPFNRRYAAMCKDGYYWRPAHVPHGPFWTESGALLLFRTSDRLDCYWILHNPDITQQDDARLQSALNQHK
- a CDS encoding aspartyl/asparaginyl beta-hydroxylase domain-containing protein, which produces MSTFNEYHLDPKQFPFLQTLQDEWQVIRNEFRYFIQQASPEELRFAYDVLGPKSKTIKTKGNSKYSAFGILFQGLFIEKYIQLHQIQYPEYDTDEASEKALILRNKYFPNLAKAIKKVNFSEDNILRNVYFGTFHPGLDIKLHVNYNPHMNRGYLGLIVPEGDVAMKICHDKLYWNEGKFLILDHSYPHCPHNYTDYDRTVLVVDFFKPEKPRAEVRGFEQEQVTQRMQDNPYSLGVFGKSDQANVEDFIKYGLAHQLEWDKAL